One Deltaproteobacteria bacterium genomic window, CGAACTGGTCTCCCAGATGCATACGATCGGGCAGGCATCCGCCGGGCTGCTGGGCGATCCGTCGGGAGCCATCCAGGATCTGGACCGGCGGGTGACTGCCACCCTTCGGCGGGATGATTTCCCCACGGACCATTTCGGAGCGCCCCTTGCCGCCAGCCTGATACCCTGGATCGACCGACCCATGGAAAACGGCCAGACCCGCGAGGAATGGAAGGGTATCGCCGAAACCAACAAAATAATCGGCAGGCAGAACAATCCCATCCCCATCGACGGTCAATGCGTACGCATCGGCGCCATGCGGTGCCACAGCCAGGCCTTCACGCTCAAGCTGAACAGAGACCTGCCGCTGGATGAGATCGAGGGCATCATCGCGGCCCACAACGAGTGGGTGCGGGTCGTCCCCAACCAGAAAGAGATCACCATGCAGGAACTCACGCCGGCCAAGGTTAGCGGGACCCTGACGGTTCCCGTGGGCAGGATCCGCAAGCTGAACCTGGGCGCTGAATATCTCACGGCCTTTTCCGTGGGAGACCAGCTGTTGTGGGGAGCGGCGGAGCCCTTGAGGAGGATGCTGAGGATATTGTTGGAGAGTTGAATGCTGCAATTAGGGAGGCATCAAATCTTCAGGGGTGATGAAATCGACCACCTTCGGATAAAGCCGAAGGCTTGGAATCCAAGGATCCGAGGGGTCCAGGGGCCAAGTGAAGGCTCTTTGCTCTTAGCTTTTGGCAGCCGTCGGCTAAGCGCTTATTTCTCACTCGAATCCTTGAACCCTTGAATCCTCGGATCCTGGTAGTATACTGTCGAATAAGAAAAAATTTAAACCTGTCGTCGACAAATCATCCCATAATTAGTTTCGCCAGCGCCTCGTAAGACTGCGCGCCCACCAGGCGGCGGCCATCGGCCAGAAAGGTCGGCACGGCCGTGATGCCTCTGGCGCGTGCTTCCTGCCAATCCCGGTCCACCTCGCGTTTATAGGTCCTTTCCTTGTACACGCGCCGCGCGACCGCCCCGTCCAGGTTGACGGATACGGCAATATCGGCCAGCAGGTCGACGCTGGCGAGGTTTTTACCGTCGACGAAATAGGCTTCGAACGCGGCCCTGTGAAAAGCGTCTCCCCTGCCCTCTTCTTCGGCCCACTTGCCGAGTTCCTGGGCCATGCGGCTGTTGTAGGTCATTTTGCGACTCCCAAAGGGAAGCCCGAGGCCGTCGGCCACCCCTTTGAGGTGTCGCATCACCTCGTCGATGTCGAAGTTGCGCCCACTGAACAGCTTTTCCAGCGAAACGCCCCTCTCGGGTGTCTCGGGGTGCAGGGGAAAAGCCAGCCACTCGATCTCCACGTCATGATTTTTCTTCAACTGGTCAACACGCCCGATGCTGAAATAGCACCAGGGTCAGACGTAGTCGGAAAATATTTCAAGTCTTTTCATATTATTATCTCACCTCATTGCTCGTTTGGTCGCAAGTATACTGATAATCACAAAAAGATATATCGTCAACCACTATCCATTCCCTCCATACACATTGATTTTAATAGATACTATGCTATAACCCAAGCGTGATACACTGGGAATTCCAATATCGAATATCTGCGTCCTAAACAATTTCAAATGACCCCATAACCAAATAATGAAATGGCCAGAAGGATAAAAGCGATTTCGTTAACTGCCCTGCGGTTACGTTTTGAATACTTGAATATTTCGTGATAAGGGATCTTGACTTTTTCCACCGGTAACGCCTGGAGATACAAATTGATCAGCATAGACAAATCCAAACAGAAAAAAATCCACACCCGACGCATCGACATGGCGACTTACGAAAAGGACGACCGCTCCATTGTCGTGGAAGGCGTGCTGCACGACGAACGCCTGGTGGAGGTTTACCGGCCCACGGGAGAGAAGACAGGTGCGGGGCCGATTCATCACATGGTCATCCGCATGCAGGTGGGCCGCGCGAACCTGGTCATCGAAGCGATCGATGTGGAGATTGGAACCGCACCCCATGAAGCGTGCCGTGAAGCGCTCGATTCGCTCAAACCGGTCATCGGCATGCCCATTGCCGCCGGCTTTACCGCCCGCATCAAGGAAATTGTCGGCGGCGCCAACGGGTGCGCTCACCTGGTGGCCCTTTTGAATGCCATGGCGCCGGCGGCCTTACAGGGCGCCTGGAATGCCCTGGCCCGTACGCCCATGAATCCCGGACACCTGGCGGCAGCCGTGGAAAGGATCAAGGACACCTGCATGCTGTGGCGCGAAGACGGCGTGTTGATGAAGGAATACCAGGAAAAACTTTTTCCATCTGAACCTTAACATTGCACTATTTTTTTTAAAGGAGGGACGAGTGGGACCACTGCAAGGCATTAAAATCATCGAGGTCGGCGGCATCGGGCCGGGACCTTTCTGCGGCATGATGCTTTCCGACATGGGGGCCGACATCGTACGCCTCGAGCGTCTGGGAGCAACGGCAAGAATACAACCGAAATTCGACATCCTCACCCGCAACCGCCGCTCGATCTCCATCGACCTTCGCAAACCCGAAGGTGTGGCCGCCACGCTCAAAATAATCGAACAGGTGGACGCCCTGCAGGAAGGGTTCCGGCCCGGCGTCATGGAAAAACTGGGACTGGGACCGGACGTCTGTCTCGCGAGAAACCCGAAGCTGGTCTACGGACGCATGACCGGATGGGGTCAGGAAGGACCGCTGGCAAAGACGGCGGGACACGACATCAACTACATATCCCTGACGGGCGCCCTGCATGCCGTCGGCAGAGAAGGCGGCAAACCCGTGCCGCCCCTCAACCTGGTGGGTGATTTCGGCGGCGGAGGCATGCTGCTGGCCTTCGGCATGGTCTGCGCCCTGTTCGAAGCACTGAAATCCGGCCAGGGACAGGTGGTCGACGCCGCCATGGTCGATGGTTCCGCCGCGCTCATGACCATGATGTACGGCATGAAAGCGGCGGGATTCTGGAAGGATCGCCGTGGCGTCAACATGCTCGACACCGGGGCTCATTTTTACGATACGTATGAAACGGCCGACGGGAAATATATATCCATCGGTTCCATCGAGCCCCAATTTTACGCCCTGCTGTTGGAAAAAGCCGAAATCGACGACCCTGAGTTCAAGCAACAGATGGACGTCACCAAATGGCCCGAGCTGA contains:
- the asd gene encoding aspartate-semialdehyde dehydrogenase, whose amino-acid sequence is MKKVGIIGWRGMVGSVLMERMLAENDFAEFEPLFFSTSQAGHPGPDIGRGVAPVADANDLGLLATMDILVSCQGGGYTQECHPALRQNGWQGYWIDAASTLRLEANSVIVLDPVNRRMIDNALSDGVKNFVGGNCTVSLMLMALGGLFENDLIDWMTTMTYQAASGAGANNMRELVSQMHTIGQASAGLLGDPSGAIQDLDRRVTATLRRDDFPTDHFGAPLAASLIPWIDRPMENGQTREEWKGIAETNKIIGRQNNPIPIDGQCVRIGAMRCHSQAFTLKLNRDLPLDEIEGIIAAHNEWVRVVPNQKEITMQELTPAKVSGTLTVPVGRIRKLNLGAEYLTAFSVGDQLLWGAAEPLRRMLRILLES
- a CDS encoding DsbA family protein, giving the protein MGRVDQLKKNHDVEIEWLAFPLHPETPERGVSLEKLFSGRNFDIDEVMRHLKGVADGLGLPFGSRKMTYNSRMAQELGKWAEEEGRGDAFHRAAFEAYFVDGKNLASVDLLADIAVSVNLDGAVARRVYKERTYKREVDRDWQEARARGITAVPTFLADGRRLVGAQSYEALAKLIMG
- a CDS encoding DUF2889 domain-containing protein, with product MISIDKSKQKKIHTRRIDMATYEKDDRSIVVEGVLHDERLVEVYRPTGEKTGAGPIHHMVIRMQVGRANLVIEAIDVEIGTAPHEACREALDSLKPVIGMPIAAGFTARIKEIVGGANGCAHLVALLNAMAPAALQGAWNALARTPMNPGHLAAAVERIKDTCMLWREDGVLMKEYQEKLFPSEP
- a CDS encoding CoA transferase, translating into MGPLQGIKIIEVGGIGPGPFCGMMLSDMGADIVRLERLGATARIQPKFDILTRNRRSISIDLRKPEGVAATLKIIEQVDALQEGFRPGVMEKLGLGPDVCLARNPKLVYGRMTGWGQEGPLAKTAGHDINYISLTGALHAVGREGGKPVPPLNLVGDFGGGGMLLAFGMVCALFEALKSGQGQVVDAAMVDGSAALMTMMYGMKAAGFWKDRRGVNMLDTGAHFYDTYETADGKYISIGSIEPQFYALLLEKAEIDDPEFKQQMDVTKWPELKVKLEALFKTKTREAWCAIMETTDICFAPVLSMDEAPRHPHIKQRNTFVDVDGVIQPAPAPRFSRTKPELKGTPRVPGEDTKSVLADFGFGPDEIKGLEDAEVVD